In the genome of Saprospira sp. CCB-QB6, one region contains:
- the gldG gene encoding gliding motility-associated ABC transporter substrate-binding protein GldG, with the protein MKSKKAASSLLKFALMALIIIVLNVLGSFIYGKIDLTEDQRFTLNPATAELLAQLPSDTASVSIEILLDGEFPSDFRHLQNNLKDLMGLFKERSGGMLNYRFVNPLDGTEEEVKALQQQLAKQKIMPLQIKDARQGRMILVFPFAIVRSGYNFEVINMIELGDGYYQPSDISASINSLEYKFAAAIKKLQLKSKPVVAFINNHGELPLRHIYGFEKALSENYGTKHVDLSRLNQIDSSVSLVVIAKPKRQFSYDDQFKLDQYVMNGGRILWMIDALDMEDDSLGNPQGFHVPIPRELDLQKLLFNYGVRVNNNLIASYDAAAFGGLQSGPNQKSNPKWFYYPLVKPFATPEEGLETGKSVIDHPIVKNLDFVLTKYPSSIDTVGTKTNVKKTPLLRSSKYSKLQYPPTRIGFGVIDPAIGPEAFTKGHQNVAVLLEGEFESHFKNRLPPGTENIWKRAGNYPIRMTSRPSKMIVISDGDIAYNNYHAPSQRHYPLGAGFLPDFGPKLFANQDFLLACVEYLTDDSGLVNLRNREIRLRPLDQKRAFDQESLWQFINLGIPLIVLGIFGLIYYYLRRRRYAN; encoded by the coding sequence ATGAAATCTAAAAAAGCAGCGAGCTCTCTGCTAAAATTTGCACTCATGGCACTCATCATTATCGTGCTGAATGTTTTAGGCAGCTTTATTTATGGTAAAATTGATTTAACAGAGGACCAACGCTTCACACTCAATCCTGCTACCGCAGAGCTTTTGGCTCAACTTCCCAGTGATACAGCCTCTGTGAGCATCGAAATTTTGCTTGATGGCGAATTTCCTTCTGATTTTCGACATCTACAAAATAACCTTAAAGATTTGATGGGGTTATTTAAGGAACGATCTGGCGGCATGCTCAATTATCGTTTTGTCAATCCCTTAGATGGTACTGAAGAAGAGGTCAAAGCCTTGCAGCAACAATTGGCCAAACAAAAAATTATGCCTCTGCAAATTAAGGATGCGCGACAGGGTCGAATGATTTTAGTTTTCCCTTTTGCCATTGTGCGCTCAGGTTACAACTTTGAAGTCATCAATATGATAGAGCTAGGCGATGGGTACTATCAGCCTAGTGATATTTCTGCATCTATTAATAGCTTGGAGTATAAATTTGCTGCGGCTATTAAAAAACTACAACTGAAAAGCAAACCCGTAGTTGCTTTTATCAATAATCATGGGGAATTGCCACTTCGCCATATTTATGGCTTTGAAAAAGCATTGTCTGAAAATTATGGCACCAAGCATGTAGATCTTTCTCGGCTCAATCAAATTGACTCTTCCGTCAGTTTAGTGGTCATTGCCAAGCCCAAACGTCAATTTAGTTATGATGATCAATTTAAATTGGACCAGTATGTTATGAATGGTGGGCGCATTCTTTGGATGATTGACGCCTTGGATATGGAAGATGATAGTTTAGGAAACCCTCAAGGCTTTCATGTTCCTATTCCCAGAGAGCTTGACCTTCAAAAGTTGCTTTTTAATTATGGTGTTCGCGTAAATAATAACTTAATCGCTTCTTATGATGCTGCGGCCTTTGGAGGATTACAATCGGGCCCCAACCAAAAATCAAATCCAAAATGGTTTTACTATCCGTTAGTCAAACCTTTTGCAACCCCTGAAGAAGGCTTGGAGACAGGTAAATCTGTAATTGATCACCCCATTGTGAAAAATTTAGATTTTGTTTTAACAAAATATCCTTCAAGTATTGATACTGTTGGTACAAAAACCAACGTAAAAAAGACACCCTTACTGCGAAGCTCCAAGTATAGTAAACTACAATATCCTCCCACACGCATTGGTTTTGGTGTCATTGATCCGGCTATTGGACCAGAGGCTTTTACCAAAGGGCATCAAAATGTAGCTGTTTTGTTAGAGGGGGAATTTGAATCTCATTTTAAAAACCGCCTTCCTCCAGGCACAGAAAATATTTGGAAGCGAGCGGGCAACTACCCTATCCGAATGACTAGCCGCCCCAGCAAAATGATTGTCATCTCTGATGGAGATATTGCTTATAATAATTATCATGCGCCCAGCCAAAGACATTATCCGCTAGGTGCGGGTTTTCTTCCCGATTTTGGACCAAAATTATTTGCCAACCAAGATTTTTTATTGGCTTGTGTAGAATACCTCACAGATGACTCGGGTTTAGTTAATTTACGCAATAGAGAAATTCGTTTGCGACCATTGGACCAAAAACGCGCCTTTGATCAAGAAAGCCTTTGGCAATTTATCAATTTAGGCATTCCACTAATTGTTTTGGGTATTTTTGGCCTCATTTACTATTACTTACGTCGACGCAGATACGCAAATTAA
- a CDS encoding NAD-dependent epimerase/dehydratase family protein, with amino-acid sequence MQIDKTKPVMVTGATGYVAGWLVKKLLEEGLTVHAAVRQPDNKKKTAHLDKLAANSPGEIKYFKADLLTKGAYFEAMQGCSVVFHTASPFISNVKDPQKDLIEPAVKGTENILIAVNQTPSVQRVVLTSSCAAIYTDASECKGYPNGELTEKIWNTTASLKYQPYSYSKTLAEKKAWEMQKAQNRWELVTINPALVMGPPLNPKATTSESFTIMKQLGDGTFKMGAPKLGMGIVDVRDVAEAHFRAAFYPNAKGRYITVGHNSDIYTASQTLLPKYENYPLPKKVAPKWLIWLVGPMVNSAMTRKFVQNNVGHVFKANTNKIRKELNMEFLPLQKTMQDSLQALIDAKIL; translated from the coding sequence ATGCAAATTGATAAAACGAAGCCAGTAATGGTGACAGGAGCTACGGGGTATGTAGCAGGATGGTTGGTAAAAAAATTATTGGAAGAAGGTTTGACCGTGCATGCAGCAGTGCGTCAGCCCGACAACAAGAAAAAAACAGCGCATTTGGATAAATTGGCCGCTAATAGTCCAGGCGAAATAAAATATTTTAAGGCCGACTTATTAACCAAAGGGGCTTATTTTGAGGCCATGCAGGGCTGCTCTGTTGTTTTTCATACGGCTTCACCTTTTATTAGTAATGTAAAAGATCCGCAAAAAGATTTGATTGAGCCAGCAGTAAAAGGAACAGAAAATATTTTGATTGCTGTCAATCAAACACCATCGGTGCAGCGTGTAGTTTTGACTAGTAGTTGCGCCGCTATTTATACAGATGCTTCAGAATGTAAAGGTTATCCGAATGGCGAATTGACTGAGAAAATTTGGAATACAACTGCTTCTCTAAAGTATCAGCCTTATTCTTACTCCAAAACTTTGGCGGAGAAAAAAGCTTGGGAAATGCAAAAGGCGCAAAATCGTTGGGAGTTGGTGACCATTAACCCTGCATTAGTCATGGGGCCGCCACTTAATCCAAAAGCAACAACTTCAGAAAGTTTTACGATTATGAAACAACTTGGCGATGGGACCTTTAAAATGGGAGCGCCAAAATTGGGGATGGGCATCGTTGATGTGCGTGATGTAGCCGAAGCACATTTTCGGGCTGCTTTTTACCCCAATGCAAAAGGACGTTATATTACGGTGGGACACAATAGCGACATCTATACGGCCAGTCAAACACTTTTGCCCAAGTACGAAAATTATCCCTTACCGAAAAAAGTGGCGCCCAAATGGTTAATTTGGTTAGTAGGGCCAATGGTCAACTCGGCAATGACAAGAAAATTTGTACAAAATAATGTAGGACATGTTTTTAAAGCAAATACCAACAAAATTCGTAAAGAATTGAATATGGAATTTTTGCCCTTGCAAAAAACAATGCAGGATAGTTTGCAAGCCTTAATTGATGCAAAGATTTTGTAA
- a CDS encoding threonine ammonia-lyase — MSVHLPAILSAENIRQRQALIQPYLKKTPLLQSEKINALAGCKIYFKCENFQYTGSFKLRGALSAALLLSEEERKKGFCTHSSGNHAQAIAKAAQMLACPAYIVMPENAPAFKQRATAELGAEIRFSPPTTAGREAALAAWQKETAAYFIHPYNDYDVILGQASCSLEILEELSDLDGILAPIGGGGLLSGSLLSAHYFRPGLKVLGAEPQLVNDAYLSLAAGKIIENKRTDTLADGLRTTIRPKTFGVFQELLSEIICVEEEEIILALRLIWEQLKIVVEPSSAVPLAALLKHKARFKEQNWAIILSGGNVDLDQLPF, encoded by the coding sequence ATGTCAGTACATCTTCCAGCTATATTATCTGCCGAAAATATTAGGCAACGACAAGCTCTTATTCAGCCCTATCTTAAAAAAACGCCTTTGCTTCAATCGGAGAAGATAAATGCCTTGGCGGGCTGTAAAATTTATTTTAAGTGCGAAAATTTTCAGTATACGGGTTCTTTTAAATTGAGGGGAGCGCTTTCGGCGGCCTTGCTTTTATCTGAAGAAGAGCGAAAAAAAGGATTCTGCACGCATTCATCGGGCAATCATGCACAAGCTATTGCTAAAGCGGCGCAGATGCTGGCTTGTCCGGCTTATATTGTGATGCCTGAAAATGCGCCAGCCTTTAAACAGCGAGCTACAGCAGAATTGGGAGCTGAAATTCGTTTTTCTCCGCCCACTACTGCGGGACGAGAAGCGGCTTTAGCGGCTTGGCAAAAAGAAACGGCTGCATATTTTATTCATCCCTATAATGATTATGATGTCATTTTGGGCCAAGCGAGTTGCAGCTTAGAAATTTTGGAGGAGCTTTCGGATCTAGATGGAATTTTGGCGCCTATTGGTGGGGGAGGGCTCTTGAGTGGTAGTTTGTTATCGGCCCATTACTTTCGGCCTGGCCTAAAGGTTTTGGGTGCAGAGCCTCAGCTGGTCAATGATGCTTATTTATCTTTGGCTGCGGGAAAAATTATTGAAAATAAGCGAACAGATACGCTAGCAGATGGTTTACGCACTACGATTCGGCCCAAGACCTTTGGCGTTTTTCAAGAATTGCTTTCCGAAATTATTTGTGTAGAGGAAGAAGAAATTATCTTAGCGCTTCGCCTAATTTGGGAGCAACTAAAAATTGTTGTAGAACCTTCTTCTGCGGTTCCACTTGCTGCTTTATTAAAACATAAAGCACGCTTTAAAGAACAAAATTGGGCTATTATTTTGAGTGGGGGCAATGTAGATTTAGATCAATTGCCCTTTTAA
- a CDS encoding T9SS type A sorting domain-containing protein → MKTKLIFLFSLFTFFFLGRNQAQNAFLSGNLYLDADQNCNVSVQDQDLPHIIISLTDSTSGTQYFQKTSSTGYYSFDVPASLYNLEVHFPFEHDYFTLCAHNSSILLQPSQVDTLDLFARVTTSRAIPFVELSTDFIPDCGSARYYVYMANLGNTALFNGNLLLELDGDRMSLDTSSIPLINLGNERYQLNYSYLAPSEDSAFHFTFDVNTNCNDEPGSMHKVRAEFSPQIIDYNIGELALSADCLGDSIQFIARNIGRQSLPAQALIVIEDDVMYSQPNIGTLDSLDADTIIIPTRTRSTYRIQAPQTQNNRLLSSQMSWASLEGCKPDAQGGYNTNFAGQFYQDHAAAHIAYDAQESQAQRTASLSRAFPRGYGSNQYVELFTPLEFQLVYEKQDADTTAVLTLVDSISPWLDPSSFQLGAHNLTGLDWTISGQGILTFNFANYNLYQGDRVFVNYQLYPKASALNQLAYQQYLALEDGQLKQPSTTAIYRTFGQNFIISSYSHELAAPMAPKVKIYPQPARHSVNLELLSAETAPLQFEIYNLQGQLLYQLEGVGPRCQLNLPNLPQGILIYRLRTGQKVIDQGQLSIF, encoded by the coding sequence ATGAAAACCAAGCTTATTTTTCTCTTTAGCCTTTTTACTTTCTTCTTCTTAGGCCGTAACCAGGCCCAAAATGCTTTTTTAAGTGGTAACCTATATCTCGACGCGGATCAAAACTGTAACGTTTCGGTCCAAGATCAAGATTTGCCACATATTATTATCTCGCTAACGGACTCTACCTCAGGGACGCAGTACTTTCAAAAAACCTCCTCTACAGGCTACTATAGCTTTGATGTGCCAGCTAGTCTCTATAATTTAGAGGTCCACTTTCCCTTTGAACATGATTATTTTACACTTTGTGCACATAATAGCAGCATTCTTCTGCAGCCTAGCCAAGTAGATACTTTAGATCTTTTTGCAAGGGTAACCACCTCTAGAGCAATTCCCTTTGTAGAATTAAGTACAGACTTTATTCCCGATTGTGGCTCAGCTCGCTATTATGTTTATATGGCCAATTTGGGAAATACGGCTTTGTTTAATGGGAATCTATTGCTAGAACTAGATGGAGATCGCATGAGCCTTGATACCTCTAGTATCCCGCTAATTAACTTGGGTAACGAACGTTATCAACTAAATTATTCTTATTTGGCGCCAAGTGAAGACTCTGCCTTTCATTTTACATTTGATGTAAATACCAATTGTAATGATGAGCCAGGAAGTATGCATAAGGTCAGAGCTGAATTTAGTCCACAGATTATTGATTATAATATTGGAGAATTGGCCCTTTCTGCAGATTGTTTAGGCGACTCTATTCAATTTATTGCTAGAAATATTGGTAGACAATCTTTGCCCGCCCAAGCTTTAATTGTGATTGAAGATGATGTGATGTATAGTCAGCCCAATATTGGTACCTTAGATAGCTTGGATGCAGATACGATTATTATTCCGACAAGAACACGTTCAACTTACCGCATTCAAGCGCCACAAACGCAAAATAACCGCTTACTTTCAAGTCAAATGAGTTGGGCGAGCTTAGAAGGCTGTAAACCTGATGCCCAAGGAGGATATAATACAAATTTTGCGGGGCAGTTTTATCAGGATCATGCTGCAGCACATATTGCTTATGATGCCCAAGAAAGCCAAGCTCAAAGAACGGCAAGTTTAAGTCGCGCCTTTCCTAGAGGCTATGGTAGCAACCAATATGTCGAACTATTTACGCCCTTAGAATTTCAATTGGTTTATGAAAAACAAGATGCAGACACAACTGCTGTATTAACCTTGGTCGATTCCATTTCACCTTGGTTAGATCCTAGTAGTTTTCAGTTGGGTGCCCATAATTTGACAGGCTTAGATTGGACTATTTCTGGACAAGGAATTTTAACTTTTAATTTTGCCAATTATAATTTATACCAAGGCGATCGAGTTTTTGTGAATTATCAACTTTACCCAAAAGCTTCTGCCCTGAATCAGTTGGCTTATCAGCAGTATTTAGCTTTAGAGGATGGTCAGCTTAAGCAGCCATCTACCACAGCAATTTATAGAACCTTTGGCCAAAACTTTATAATTAGTAGTTACAGCCATGAGTTAGCTGCACCTATGGCACCTAAAGTGAAAATTTATCCACAACCAGCCCGCCATAGCGTAAACTTAGAACTCCTTTCTGCTGAAACAGCTCCCTTACAATTTGAAATTTATAATTTACAAGGGCAATTGCTTTATCAGTTGGAGGGAGTTGGTCCCCGCTGTCAACTCAATTTGCCTAATTTGCCTCAAGGCATTTTGATTTATCGTCTGCGCACTGGACAAAAAGTTATAGATCAAGGACAGTTGAGTATTTTCTAA
- the argS gene encoding arginine--tRNA ligase yields MIYIETRLKTALKEGLNTLYGLENLADKQLQINQTPKNFEGQLSVLVFPFVRAARKKPEQVAEEVGQYLLQNCPEVAAFNVAKGFCNLEIADVYWQELLAELLRNPNYGQGAAKENEILVEYSSPNTNKPLHLGHIRNNLLGYSTAELLKFAGYSVKKVQIINDRGIHICKSMLAWQLFGEGETPESSGLKGDHLVGKYYVRFEQAFQAEYKIWQASEAGQAVFAAFLADEKKYKKAVKELTKKSEDKKTAPTEEAIQAYFFKSVYKNSYFNQSSELGQKAKAMLQAWEAGDAEVQVLWEKMNNWVYAGFASTYKRLGVDFDKNYYESNTYLKGKELVENNLKSDSPIFFKKEDGSTWIDLTDAKLDQKAVLRKDGTSMYITQDMGTALLRYEDYKMDRMVYVVGNEQEYHFQVLFEILNRLGQPYAKNCHHLSYGMVELPEGKMKSREGTVVDADDLMQTLIDEVAEASNERDMLSALPIEEQKEIHEAVALGALKFFILKVEPRKGMLFDPKESIDLQGQTGPYIQNAFVRCQSVQRAFAEKNFSKTTYAEYQLAPIERELLLNIELFPNLVQRAAEQYNPAEIANYLYQLAKTYHQFWNIVKILDADAPQASSFRLDLSQAVAQVIEQAGAILGMKMPSRM; encoded by the coding sequence ATGATTTATATAGAAACAAGACTCAAAACGGCCCTGAAAGAGGGATTGAATACACTTTATGGCCTAGAAAATTTGGCCGACAAACAACTGCAGATCAATCAGACCCCTAAAAATTTTGAGGGCCAACTTTCTGTATTAGTTTTTCCTTTTGTTCGAGCGGCTCGTAAAAAACCAGAGCAAGTAGCGGAGGAAGTAGGACAATATTTGCTACAAAACTGTCCAGAAGTGGCTGCTTTTAATGTGGCTAAAGGATTTTGCAATTTGGAAATTGCCGATGTTTATTGGCAAGAATTGTTGGCCGAATTGCTTCGCAATCCAAATTATGGACAAGGTGCAGCCAAAGAGAATGAAATTTTGGTCGAATATTCTTCGCCCAATACCAACAAGCCTTTGCATTTGGGACATATTCGGAATAACCTTTTGGGTTATTCGACTGCTGAATTGCTCAAATTTGCGGGCTACTCGGTAAAAAAAGTGCAAATTATCAATGATCGCGGGATTCACATTTGTAAATCTATGTTGGCTTGGCAACTGTTTGGCGAAGGCGAAACCCCAGAAAGCAGTGGATTAAAAGGCGATCATTTGGTGGGCAAATATTATGTTCGCTTTGAGCAAGCTTTTCAGGCAGAATATAAAATTTGGCAAGCTAGCGAAGCGGGACAAGCTGTTTTTGCAGCCTTTTTAGCCGATGAGAAAAAATATAAGAAGGCCGTAAAAGAGCTAACAAAAAAATCGGAAGATAAAAAGACGGCCCCTACGGAAGAAGCGATTCAAGCTTACTTTTTTAAGTCAGTTTATAAAAACAGTTATTTCAATCAGAGTAGTGAATTGGGCCAAAAAGCCAAAGCAATGCTACAAGCTTGGGAGGCTGGCGATGCAGAAGTGCAGGTGCTTTGGGAAAAAATGAACAATTGGGTTTATGCGGGTTTTGCTTCTACCTATAAACGTTTGGGCGTAGATTTCGACAAAAATTATTATGAGTCGAATACTTATCTCAAAGGAAAAGAACTGGTTGAAAATAATTTGAAGAGCGATTCGCCTATCTTTTTCAAAAAAGAAGATGGATCTACTTGGATTGATTTGACGGATGCCAAATTGGACCAAAAAGCAGTTTTGCGCAAAGATGGTACTTCTATGTACATCACGCAAGATATGGGCACCGCTTTGCTTCGCTACGAAGATTATAAAATGGATCGCATGGTCTATGTGGTGGGCAATGAGCAAGAATATCACTTCCAAGTACTTTTTGAAATTTTGAATCGCCTCGGGCAACCTTATGCAAAAAATTGCCACCACCTTTCTTATGGTATGGTTGAATTGCCCGAAGGAAAAATGAAATCTCGTGAAGGTACAGTAGTAGATGCCGATGATTTGATGCAAACACTAATTGATGAAGTAGCTGAAGCTTCTAATGAGCGCGATATGCTTAGCGCTTTGCCGATTGAAGAACAAAAAGAAATTCATGAGGCCGTTGCTTTGGGTGCACTCAAGTTTTTCATTTTAAAAGTAGAGCCCAGAAAAGGAATGCTCTTCGATCCTAAAGAGTCTATTGACTTGCAAGGACAAACGGGCCCTTATATTCAGAATGCTTTTGTTCGCTGCCAATCGGTGCAAAGAGCTTTTGCTGAGAAAAACTTTAGCAAAACCACTTATGCAGAGTATCAACTGGCGCCCATCGAAAGAGAATTATTGTTAAACATTGAGCTGTTTCCGAATTTAGTACAAAGAGCAGCCGAGCAATATAATCCAGCTGAAATTGCCAACTACCTTTATCAATTGGCCAAAACTTATCATCAGTTTTGGAATATTGTAAAAATTCTAGATGCTGATGCGCCTCAAGCGAGTAGTTTCCGTCTAGATCTTAGCCAAGCTGTAGCTCAAGTGATTGAACAAGCTGGGGCTATTTTAGGTATGAAAATGCCAAGTCGGATGTAA
- a CDS encoding LptF/LptG family permease codes for MLKIIDRYILFRYLATFFFIILLMGMLTVVIDFSEKVDSLANGPKWTEVVFDYYLNFVPYISSMLFPLYALIAVIYFCSRLAANSEIIAIIGNGISFWRLLRPFMMGAAIIAGFHLYANHFIFPELNKDRTRFENTYIRKNNFDGPKDNIHLFVSPQEEIYIQHYNRKDSTGRNFALIRYDSNGVDRPYTLEANRIKLVEYPNKWELINYHARYVDGLQEAIVKGAKMDTLLPLNAGDLARRKNLKDAMNSREILAYIEQEKAKGLGSTTVFEVEYHRRSADPFSILILTLIGVSIAARKTRGGMGMHIVMGMLVCALYIFMSKFSMTFSTHGGLSPLLGVWTPNIIFTFVAFYLVGKAQK; via the coding sequence ATGCTAAAAATTATTGATCGCTACATCCTTTTTCGCTATCTCGCCACTTTTTTCTTTATCATTCTATTGATGGGCATGCTCACGGTAGTTATTGATTTTTCAGAAAAGGTGGATAGCTTAGCCAATGGCCCAAAATGGACCGAGGTGGTCTTTGACTACTATCTCAATTTTGTGCCCTATATCAGTAGCATGCTTTTTCCACTTTATGCCCTGATTGCGGTCATTTATTTTTGCTCCCGCCTAGCCGCCAATTCTGAAATTATTGCCATTATTGGTAATGGAATTAGCTTTTGGCGGCTGTTGCGGCCTTTTATGATGGGCGCCGCTATTATTGCAGGCTTTCACCTCTATGCCAACCACTTTATTTTTCCAGAACTCAATAAGGACCGTACTCGCTTCGAAAACACCTATATCCGGAAAAATAACTTTGATGGCCCAAAGGATAATATTCACCTTTTTGTGAGCCCACAAGAAGAAATTTATATCCAACATTATAATCGAAAAGATAGTACAGGACGCAATTTTGCCCTGATCCGCTATGATAGTAATGGCGTAGATCGCCCTTATACACTAGAGGCGAACCGCATCAAATTAGTTGAATATCCCAATAAATGGGAGTTGATTAACTATCACGCTCGCTATGTTGATGGCTTACAAGAGGCTATTGTTAAAGGAGCTAAAATGGATACTCTGTTGCCCCTAAATGCAGGCGATTTGGCCCGACGAAAAAACCTTAAAGATGCCATGAATAGCCGAGAAATCTTGGCTTATATCGAACAGGAAAAAGCCAAAGGTTTGGGCAGTACCACAGTTTTTGAAGTCGAATATCATCGCCGCTCCGCCGACCCCTTCAGCATTTTAATTCTTACACTCATTGGGGTGTCTATTGCGGCCCGAAAAACCCGAGGTGGAATGGGCATGCATATCGTTATGGGGATGCTGGTCTGTGCGCTCTATATTTTTATGTCTAAGTTTTCTATGACCTTTTCTACTCATGGTGGGCTCTCCCCACTTTTGGGCGTTTGGACGCCCAATATCATTTTTACTTTTGTAGCATTTTATCTAGTCGGTAAGGCGCAGAAATAG
- a CDS encoding acyl-CoA thioesterase, translated as MRVKLPLAKRYPFETPLSIRVNDLNYGNHLSNDRFLTLAHEARMRFFARLGYKETDFAGEDLIMSDAAQMFLAEGFWGQEIVIQIAVGDIYSLGFDLHYRFLRPEDQQEMARIKTALLCYDYQAQKLVRLPKEAAEKLEKYQGF; from the coding sequence ATGCGTGTCAAATTACCATTAGCTAAGCGCTATCCTTTTGAAACTCCTTTGTCTATTCGCGTCAATGACCTAAATTATGGCAATCACCTATCTAATGATCGCTTTTTAACCTTGGCCCATGAGGCGCGCATGCGATTTTTTGCCCGCTTAGGCTATAAAGAAACCGATTTTGCTGGAGAAGATCTCATTATGTCTGATGCGGCCCAAATGTTTTTAGCCGAAGGTTTTTGGGGCCAAGAAATTGTCATCCAAATTGCCGTAGGCGATATCTACAGCCTAGGGTTTGATTTGCATTATCGCTTTTTGCGGCCCGAAGATCAACAGGAAATGGCCCGCATCAAAACGGCTTTACTTTGTTATGACTACCAAGCACAGAAGTTAGTGCGCCTGCCCAAGGAGGCCGCCGAAAAATTAGAAAAATATCAAGGCTTTTAA
- a CDS encoding N-acetylmuramoyl-L-alanine amidase family protein, with protein MKLFFASLFLILLHLLPLNAQSYLSVTAKRGDGILVLLGRYGLDRSPCNLKKFCQLNKLKETDYLMVGKNYKLPILEYKYNGKSIRSTVGISSWQRAKQIERYNESMELFRLKTSFKTKNAPLWYPHHLKACAVNLEEHIPKGRHFSIFGKEFADVPLKDKKLAGAVYYLVSGHGGPDPGAVATYKGKPICEDEYAYDITLRLARELLSHGALVYLIVRDANDGIRQLEYLPKDEDERCWPSETIPKGQSERLSQRSDIINELYRENLRKGLYYQRLVEIHVDSRSKKQRIDLFFYHYPESLRGRELARRLHQHIRGKYQQHRASGEYKGTVKARDLHMLREVIPTPVFIEVGNIQNPKDQKRILLPANRQALADWLAEGLMKDY; from the coding sequence ATGAAATTATTTTTCGCCTCTCTTTTTCTTATTCTGCTTCATCTACTTCCACTAAATGCTCAATCTTATCTGAGTGTGACCGCCAAAAGAGGCGATGGTATTCTGGTCCTTTTAGGCCGCTATGGCTTGGATCGCAGCCCTTGCAACCTCAAAAAGTTTTGCCAGCTCAATAAACTCAAAGAAACTGATTACTTGATGGTGGGCAAAAATTATAAACTCCCCATTTTAGAATATAAATATAATGGAAAATCTATCCGCTCTACGGTCGGAATTTCAAGCTGGCAAAGGGCCAAACAAATTGAACGCTACAATGAAAGTATGGAGCTTTTTCGACTAAAAACAAGCTTCAAAACTAAAAATGCTCCTCTTTGGTACCCCCACCACCTAAAAGCTTGCGCAGTTAACTTAGAAGAACATATTCCCAAAGGCCGACATTTTTCCATTTTTGGGAAAGAATTTGCCGATGTCCCTTTAAAGGATAAAAAATTAGCCGGAGCCGTCTATTATTTGGTTTCTGGACATGGCGGGCCCGACCCCGGTGCTGTGGCTACTTATAAAGGAAAACCCATTTGCGAGGACGAATATGCTTATGATATTACTTTGCGATTGGCCCGTGAATTACTATCACATGGCGCTTTGGTCTACCTCATTGTTCGTGATGCCAATGATGGAATTCGACAATTGGAATATTTACCCAAAGATGAAGATGAACGCTGTTGGCCCAGCGAAACTATTCCAAAAGGACAAAGTGAACGCTTAAGCCAACGCTCTGATATCATCAATGAATTGTATCGAGAAAATTTGCGAAAAGGACTCTATTATCAACGCTTAGTAGAAATTCACGTCGATTCCCGCTCTAAAAAACAACGCATCGATTTGTTTTTCTATCATTATCCCGAAAGTCTGCGCGGCAGAGAACTCGCCCGCCGTTTGCATCAACATATTCGCGGAAAATATCAACAACATCGAGCCTCTGGAGAATATAAAGGCACCGTGAAAGCTCGTGATTTACACATGCTTCGAGAAGTTATTCCCACTCCCGTTTTTATTGAAGTTGGCAATATTCAAAACCCCAAAGACCAAAAACGCATTTTGCTGCCCGCCAACCGCCAAGCTCTGGCCGATTGGCTAGCCGAAGGCTTGATGAAAGATTATTAA